GCTGACGATAATTATAAGTCCCTATCGCCCCTAGACTGTATTGTCCTTGGGATGAAGAAACTCTGGCATATACATAGTCTTCGTCACTAGCCATTGTATACACACTCACTTTGACTCCTCCGAAATCATCAAGCTTCTTCTCTGTAATCAAAGTAGCGCCTGTAGGTGGAGCACTTAGTTGAGAGACTACAGGGATTGTATCCACCAGCTTCCACTCCAGCTTAATGAGGTTAGCAGCGGTGTCTGTTGGCCTTGGTCTTGATGTGTGGTAGTCGTTGGCCGATTGAAGGGGGGCTGGATCAGCCTGATGTTGGCAACCCGCCAGCAGATTCATTAGAAGCAAAGCTATCAGCGTAACGGATTTATGTAAAGGAAACATCTCTTGATCACTTCCAATCCTCTTTTTCAAATTAAATCTTTCATTAATCATAGATGAAGTTAGATATTCAAATGTTACTTTTAGGGGGCGGGAGGGTTAATTTATTGTCTTTTGAGGGCATGTGTCGATCAAAAAGCTAAATTGGGCATACAAAAAACCCGCATCAAATGCGGGTTTGAGAGGAAAGAATCAAGAACCTAGCAGTTCACGCGCCAGTAACCGGTAAACCTCTAGCCGTTTTTCCTGCGAATGCGGAATGCTGCATATCATCGCTTCCTGGAATCCATATTGTGCTTGTTCTTCTTGCAGGCGTACGGCGATGTCTTTAACCGCACCGACCAAATGAATCTTACGGCCTTCCTTGATTGCCATCCGGTCAATTTCTGATAACGATATGTTCTGAGCTTCTTCTGGTGTCAGCACCTGCGTAATTCTGCCCTTACTCATCATCAAGCGGAAAATATCCTGCGGTAATGCCTCATACTCAGCTTCTTCCTTCGTTTCTGCTGTGGTCACCATATAGGATACACTGATCTCAGGTTTGTCCATGAAGATAGAAGGCTGATAGTTATTCCGATACTGGTCCAAGATCTCATTACTCATCGCACCGTTAAAAAATTGCGCAAAAGAGTATCCGACTCCCATTTGTGCAGCTTTTCGCGCACTGTTGCCGCTCGAGCCTAACAACCATACTTCTGGGAGCGCCACCTTCGTTGGAGCAGCGAGATTTTTGGCATACAGCTCATCTTCCGGAATCTGATCGCTAAGCAACTGCATAGTAATGCCAAGCTTATCATACATGTTATGCAGCATTAACTCGCGGCCTTCAGACAGAGCGTACATGGCACTTGTATCGCCGCCAGGCGCTCTTCCCACACCGAAATCAATTCTCCCCGGGGAAAAAGCACTTAACGTTTTAAATACTTCCGCCAGCTTAAGTGGAGAATAATGCATCATCATCACACCGCCGGTGCCGATTCGAATACGGTTGGTCTTGGCGGCTAAACGGGCTGCCGTTACTTCAGGAGCCGAGCTAGCAAATGTATTTCCGCCATGGTGCTCAGCCATCCACATTCTGCTATATCCCAACTCATCTGCTAAAATAGCCAATTCTTCTGCTTTATTCAA
This Paenibacillus sp. FSL R5-0345 DNA region includes the following protein-coding sequences:
- a CDS encoding LLM class flavin-dependent oxidoreductase gives rise to the protein MRLSVLDQAPVTSGNTAEGALNKAEELAILADELGYSRMWMAEHHGGNTFASSAPEVTAARLAAKTNRIRIGTGGVMMMHYSPLKLAEVFKTLSAFSPGRIDFGVGRAPGGDTSAMYALSEGRELMLHNMYDKLGITMQLLSDQIPEDELYAKNLAAPTKVALPEVWLLGSSGNSARKAAQMGVGYSFAQFFNGAMSNEILDQYRNNYQPSIFMDKPEISVSYMVTTAETKEEAEYEALPQDIFRLMMSKGRITQVLTPEEAQNISLSEIDRMAIKEGRKIHLVGAVKDIAVRLQEEQAQYGFQEAMICSIPHSQEKRLEVYRLLARELLGS